GTTTCCTTGACTTACCCAAATGAGGCAATGTTTTTGAGCTTACGTTTATATATGTCTTTGGCACATTATACTCGTAAGTCGTCGCGTCGAGCGCTTGTCAGAAGTATCAAAAACAGTTTGCGAATGGCTAGAAAACCACAATTTAGAGATAAATCTTAGCAAAaccaaaataatacaatttaaacccATACAGAAAGCCGCATTAGAAATGACATTACAGATAAACAAAACGATTATTGAAGAAGTAactgaatttaaattattaggAATAACAATTGATTCAGGAATAAATTGGAAATATCATATTCAATCCGTCAAAAGTAAATTGAGTAGCTTCATATATGCATTAAGTGTGCTCAAGGTCAATACAAATCAGAAAACCGCGTTATCAGCCTATTTTGCCTTCGCCCATGCATGGCTCCAATACGGTGTAATATTATGGGGAGCCAGCACTGATGTACACCAATTACTCATATTACAAAAGAAATGTATCCGCATTCTATCAAATACCCGGGTACCAGATAGCTGTCGTCCGCATTTCATTAAACTTGAAATCCTTACGTTACcctctatttatatttatattctggAAGCAGCTCTATTTGTTAGGAAGAAcatgaatttatttaaacaaaaagtaataaaatcacagagacgaaataaaataaaccagcTAGAATTACCAACTTCAACGTTAGCAATGTTCAGAAATGGTCCGTATTACCGATGTATACTAATAGCAAATAAAATACCCgaagaaataaaaaacgaaaccaAAGATGAATTGTTCAAACGAAAACTTAAAGATCCGCTAATTAAAAGGTGCTATTACTctattgatgatttttttaatgatacaaccttatcgaattaaaatatatatatgtaaatgttaataaaatgtaaatcatattttcttgTACATTGAATCAATTTAGATTTTAagcaattatgtaaaatattaaaaatgaaattttattattatatatgaatTTAATCATTTTACTGTCGACGTTAAATTTAATGGTTCCTAATctagttaaaatgaaaaatatgtatttttgacgtGTCATGTTGCatgcaatatatataaaaataaatgttgaaatGTTATtgctttagtatttagtattaagttttagttaataagtacattgctatataccctaacagggttcatgtgaacactttagctgtaaaatgctctttgtaagaccttctgtaaacacatgattataaatgcaataaatgaattatgaattatgaattaatatACGGGTTGGCTTGCCAAGTTGCCAGTTGCACCGAGCACGAGCTCACTCAACGAACAGATCAACGTTCAATATGGCGGCGGTATCAACTGTCATCCCATCTTTCAAATTTTTTTACTGGCCCAGTCAATTTAAGGCTCGGAATGAGAgctaataagctggaaacttaTTATCGGCCAGAAAACGGTCCATCTCATGAAATGATTGGTACCTAACTTGTCgcaaattttatgctctacaactcttacctaaggtctgtttttttattccgtagactaaaatgacgtttcatgtgtaagacatgacatttcttagtaccacatgaaatgtcattttagaatagaatagaagatgctttattcaaaaacgcttaatttaaaacttaactaataacactgacatagattgctggttataaagcgttcctgaaatggtctccactcagcttcatGTCAAGGAACCTATGAGGAccccgacgctggtcttccgtggaaacccttccgagagagcgcaacaaatacaacttaaatataattacaacAGCTATAcgaatcaaatataaaataaataaataaatatataatactacagctatacaaattaaatataattttagttgaattattataactattgatccacattaaaatataaaaactattgaCCAGTACAGTAGCAGTCATacttcttttatttgtatatttgtgtattagtctacggaaaaaaaaaaaacagaatatacatatgtaaataacatcggagctatataaattttgatatccgcgaaaaaccgatttgtatgacatttaaacttgaataacttctgacatcaacaaacgtgatttttgaccgaagcaacgtcgggcggggtcagtacttggatgggtggcCATTTTTATAGATACCCCTacgtgggtacggaacccttcgtgcgcgagtccgactcgcacttggccagtttttaggCTTAAGATGACTGGCCCATACAAGACATTGACGTTGAAGAACTGTGATGACAGTGGGTGCAACCAGCTATAAGGCTTTCTCTTTGTTTGAAACACAACAGAGAATGAAATTGTCATTCTGTACCACTTTCATTCGATTTATAAGACTTATAAAAGGGTATTAAAcagtacttaaaataaattgtttcacaccatgcatgaaataaagcactaaataattattagaaaaacataggtaGCAGTTAGTTTtagacataatttttatttaatcaatcggattaaagtataaaaagtaggtgagttgaccgtgacgtcattgtgtaatgtttcatataaattcaatattagcaaatcgttttgacagttctaaaaaagaaactgatttgactagtaggagactACCCTAACATATGCAGGTATGATATGGCAAGATTTCCATCAGCGTTTGGCATTTTTATCGACATTGTTGTGTTTGCTGATAAGGTATATTATGTGTCGAAATTACGAGATAAGCTATCTATAGATTTTGCGTCACGATTGAATGCGACAATTTGATCAAATATGAGTATGCCTCATGACTCATGCTCAAGAGTTGATATGAAAATGTAACGTACATCATAACGATACTAAGTTGTACTACATTATTTGGCATTTCCTTTTAAAAATGGGGAAACATTAAATCACAACCATTTGTCGATCAGTTCTCAGATCAGTTCCGAATTAAAATGGCAGTTATTGCTTTTTGGAATGTAAGAAGTCTTTATCTACTATTCAATATTATAAGTCCTTGCATTTTCTACTACATTCTTccatattttagaaataaaatgcagtatttttatttaaacgatTGCCAcgcatattttttgtaagccAGTTCCACGGCAATCGGATAGAGAGCAATGAGTGACTTATACAGTCGAAAaatgattaaattttaattaattatcatGCCGCGGTTTTAATTTTGCTCATAATCtctattcatattataaaagaAGGAATCAACGGATTTATTTTgcgatagttttttttatatataccaCGTCGGCGGCAaaaacatacggcccgcctgatggtaagcagtcaccgtagcctatggacgcctgccaCTCTAGAGGTGTTCCTCTAAAAGTAGATGGAGAGGTTATGTTGATATCACGTTGCTATGTAAATTCCTTCGTATTTAAGCCATCTCTCCCATTCCATTCGCCCTTCTTTGTTTAGACTTTGGGCCTCAGTTTTGGTCCTTGGTAACTGTGGTCAATATAAGATAATAAAAGAGCACCTAAATCAACAAGTTTTTCTCCTTACTTGACCACTTAGAGCTAATATTAGTCTGCCACCTGCTACATTTTACCGTGGTTAGGTCGAACTTTCTTCTCAAAAGGACCTCTGTTTTTGGTCCCCGACGAcgacgaaataaataaaaaagatttttaaatCAACAAATTTCTCTCCTCTTTACCTGCTGACGAAGAGCTGATCTTATTCTGAATGCTGCTTCATTTTACCGGTGTGTGTATTTTAATTGCATGTTGtattagcgacccgccccggcttcccacgggttacacaaaaccttaacaaattatacacctggaccttcctcaaaaatcactatattcatatgtgaaaaccgcatgaaaatccgttcagtagtttttgagtttatcgcgaacatacagacagacagacgcggcggtagactttgttttataaggtttagTGATAATACAAATTGTAATTTGATACCTCCAGAGCTGGGCTTCACAATCCTTTCGAACAGTTCAGACCTTGGGCCTCGGTTTGGTCCTTGGTGACTTTGCAGCATATAGTTAAGTAAAAAATGTGCTTAAATCAACAAATTCCTCTCCTCTTTACCTGCTCACAACGAGGTGATCTTATTCTGAAAGCTGCTCCATTTTCCCGGTATATGTATGTTGCGCGATAGCTTCTGAGCTGGGCTTCACATTTTTTTCGGagaacgccatcttgaatagACTTTGGGCCTCGGTGACTTTGCagcatataaaattaaataaaacatttgctTAAATCAACAAATTCCTCTCCTCTTTACCTGCCCACAACGAGGTGATTTTATTCTGAAAGCTGCTCCATTTTACCGGTATATGTATAAGTTGCGCGATAGCTCCTAAGCTGGGCTTCACATTTTTTTCTTGGCATCTTGAACAGACTTTTGGCCTCGGTTTAGTCCTCGGTGACTTTGcaacatataaaattaaataaaacacttgCTTAAATCATTCCTATCCTCTTTACCTGCCCACAACGAGGTGATCTTATTCTGAAAGCTGCCCCATTTTACCGGTATAAGTTGTGCGATAGCTCCTGAGCTGGGCTTCACATTTTTATCGGagaacgccatcttgaatagACTTTGGGCCTCGATGACTTTGcagcaaataaaattaaataaaacatttgctTAAATCAACAAATTCCTCTCCTCTTTACCTGCCCACAACGAGGTGATTTTATTCTGAAAGCTGCTCCATTTTACCGGTATATGTGTATAAGTTGCGCGATAGCTCCTGAGCTGGGCTTCACATTTTTTTCTTGGCATCTTGAACAGACTTTGGGCCTCGGTTTAGTCCTCGGTGACTTTGCAACATAtaagattaaataaaacatttgattaaaTCAACAAATTCCTCTCCTCTTTACCTGCCCACAACGAGGTGATCTTATTCTGAAAGCTGCTCCATTTCACGGGTGCGTGTATGAGTTGAGAGATACCTCCAGAGCTGGGTTTGACGATCCTTTCGAAGAAAGGCCTCTTGTAGAGACGTTGGGCCTCTGCTCGTTGGTCCTCGGTGACTTTCCGATCGTCCAGGTGGTTGAGGGACGGGAATTGGGAGATTACGAATAGCCtggaaatacattttaaacctcGTACATTTTCGTTACTtctttttcatgtttttttttacatttcattttTTACCTACTAATCATAATAATCCCGTGATTATTATAATCCGTGATTATTAAGAAATCCGTATTTCTTATATACGAATTAGTATTTGATAGCTTATAAAGCAACTTAATTCGTTTGTCAAGGTAAAAAATCAAAtggcaaaatttaaaaactggaAATAATTTAATACGCGTAATCGGTTCGAGATATGATTGATATGATTGCTATTGGAAAGTTATATTCAAGATTGTTGTATTTAAGGCTGCTGGACGTGTACATAAGTACACGTACATGTATAAACATGCTATGGTGCTGAAGGCTCAGTTTTCCGTGCGCGTGTACGGGCGTCCTTGGCGGTCAAAGGTTAAAACTAGTTACTAGCAGTTAGTGTCACGGGGAAAAACAGTCTTGAAAGGCTGCTTGTTTCTCCCAGTTTTGGGATTTGGAACCCTCCCACTCAATATGAAAtcatcaatattattaaattcaatTTAAGACTGAAAATTgaactaaattttgtaaacatCTAGGTAAGTACCTGCCGATAGTAGTTTATTTATAACGTCAATCAAAACATAACTGATATCAACATTATCAGTCTAGACGGGTCATAGCAAAGTTCGTGCGCTAATTGGCCGTTACTAATGAGCATAACATAGTAATGCATCTAATGATGCCTTGAAAATAAAGCATCTAATGGGGGcaattccacgagaatgtcccttataAAATGCTTCCGCCTTTtatggcagctaattcaatcaaatccgtaaagctcgagaatatactgccaatttgttagcaaagtcatgaaatattaccagacccaatatcattttctcagCTTTTTCAGAACCATTAGAAGATCggcgtttcgtaagggacattctcgtggaatgcacctAATGAAAAATGTCGTGCAATTAAGACAATAAATTACTATCGCGATTAAACAATACCTTcctctgatttttttttaattatttttcttgtcAACCTACAATACAAACATCCAGTGTCGACTTAGGACTTAATACGAACTTTTTTTATAGATGTATGCAGGTATGCTCACGAATTTAATTCCCGACGTGCAAcaaggtcaaaattatttttgttgttttgttttctcACTCCAACAAATGTGTCGAGTTTTAATGGGATAAAGATACGCTTTTAATTTATCccgcaaaaaatattattttcagcaAGGGAGACATAAAACAACACCATGCTTTTTTTATTTGGTAGTatgtacaaaactaaaatgcgtctaataatataattgtcaaAAACATAATAACGAAAATCAATTTagatcaaaatgtcaaatgatattttcacatcaccaattcgaaaaagggctttttcttccctgctaggagggatcaaagtggcacttttcttccctactaggagggatcaaagtaacacttttctgatCTAGGAGGacacaattttttaatttttttcacattattttttttagcttaaataatagttttaaacattataattacctcatagttgatgtgaaaagcaatatgtgtcacatggtagcaaaattattttcaccttgggcgttaacacttgaatccctcactacgctcaggattctattatagaatccttcgcttcgtttaggattcaattgtatgccctcgccgtaaatatgtcattttgctcccttgtgacacaatctactattgtttcaCACGTGCCAAGTAATTCCTTGAGACAAACAGTAGTTTTAACCCTCTTGGGCTAAAACCACCATTCAACCATTCGAAAGGTTTCCTTACCTGTACTGTAGGTAGTCATAGAAGTTCCCGCCGTTGAGATAACTCGGTGCCGCTGGGTTGCCCATGAGACATAGATACTGCAAGTTGGGGCAGGATTCTTTCAGCTTAGCCACCCATGGGTATAGGGAGCCGATCTTGCAATAGTTGACCCTGgggaaatttgaactttatgaCTTAGTTTATAAGGTCcagttttaattgtattttgacCAACCCTTGGGGtaagttaaattaaatcttATGCTTCACTACTCAACGTGCATTTTTAGTTATAGACAAAGTTGTCATACGTTAAAATGTACAGGtctagtaagtaggtatttttatttgtttataaataaatattatgggacattcttacatagatgaccaagtcccacagtaagctca
The sequence above is drawn from the Cydia strobilella chromosome 2, ilCydStro3.1, whole genome shotgun sequence genome and encodes:
- the LOC134755376 gene encoding leucine-rich melanocyte differentiation-associated protein-like isoform X2 — translated: MTTEGNVENGEDPTRLTLAYERLYEIPRTIVERFADHVWHLDISHNKITVNYCKIGSLYPWVAKLKESCPNLQYLCLMGNPAAPSYLNGGNFYDYLQYRLFVISQFPSLNHLDDRKVTEDQRAEAQRLYKRPFFERIVKPSSGGISQLIHAPVKWSSFQNKITSLWAGKEERNLLI
- the LOC134755376 gene encoding leucine-rich melanocyte differentiation-associated protein-like isoform X1, producing MTTEGNVENGEDPTRLTLAYERLYEIPRTIVERFADHVWHLDISHNKITNLDPLVHFKHLTSLIADDNPITENCVLPPLPKLQLLWVNYCKIGSLYPWVAKLKESCPNLQYLCLMGNPAAPSYLNGGNFYDYLQYRLFVISQFPSLNHLDDRKVTEDQRAEAQRLYKRPFFERIVKPSSGGISQLIHAPVKWSSFQNKITSLWAGKEERNLLI